A region of the Spirochaeta isovalerica genome:
CAGCCCGACATTCCCGTTTGACCACTCCTGAACGCCGGCCCATTCCACAGCGTCGTAAATATCTTCAATTTCCTTCTGTCCGAAGAAAGGCTGGGGTTCTCTGCCGGGAGGGGAGGTTCCAAACCCCCTTTTATCTATGTGAAGCACGGCGAAACCGTTTGCCACCCAGAAATCGGGATCCGGTGCTTCAAAACCTGTTTCATCGGAGAAAACAAGTTGTCCCGGTTGACGGGCAAAGCGGTACTGGATGTGCATATAGCCGTTTTTGCAGGTGACATCCTTGCGGGTCGGATCGAGATGGAGGAGCGGCGGGAATTTTCCCTCCCTGTTTGGCATATAGAGGTTAGCTGATAAAGTGTGGCCGTCGCGCATGGGGATCTGAATATCCCGGATCACTTTCACATTAGCGCTCATCTTTTTTATGAGGTAGTTTTTCGGCTTAATCAGATTGGATATTTTGTCTTTTATCTGCAGGGGAGAGTTTTTCTTTATAAGAGCTTTCATCATTGTACCTTCTTCTTGTAGCTTTTATAGAGAATTGAGCCTATTACAGGAAGAAGCAGATTTAATCCCAGTCCAATGGGGAAATGAATGTTGATAAAGAAGCTGTCGATGTATCCGGCCCTCATGAAGTAAAGGACAACGGCTGTTCCCACCGGTATATTCAGAAGCAGGCTGACGATAAGGCCGGGGTTGTAGAGCTTTCGCGCCTTAATCGCCAGGGCGATATGGGAAACACCGGCGAAGATGGTGAAATAGGGAATCCATAATCCCAGTTCCGGATTAAGCACTGACAAAAAACCGAATAAGGGCAGCAGTATCCAGATATAGGACATATTGATGGCAAAGATGAAACCGGAGCCTATCGGTTCGTTATCCTGCTCCACCCCGAAGATATCTCTGTTGAAAAAGGGACCGAAACCGCCGGGGAAGATATACTCCTCCGCTTGGTGAAGCATGTAGAGTGGTGTCTGAAGCAGAATGAGAAACACGGCGAAATTGGATTTTCTGACGAACACGACGAGAAAGATCGTCAGATAAAAAGCAAGCAACAGTCCGGTATTGGCCCAGTTTTCCTTAAGCCAGTTGTAGTATTCCTTTAATTTCATTATAAAGACTCCATATTTATTGTTTTAACTCGGGTAGAAAGGCTGTGGTGATAATATCTTCCAGATATTCGAGTTCAGAGTTGATATCCTGTTTTTCTTTCAGAGAGACCAGGCCGATTGCGTAGCCGAAAACAAGACTGATCAGAGAATCGGCATAGATACGGGGATCTCCTGATGGTAATCTCCCCTGCGAAATATGATAGGAGAAAAAATTTTCCAGACGGGTCACGCTGCGCATCGGACCATCTTTTAGCAGATCCTTCAGTTCCGGATTTCTGATCGATTCGAAGAGCATCATGCGGATCGTCCGGTTCTGCTCAATAAAGTAACGGCAGAGAGTTTTTGCGAAATGACACAGACCATCGCGCAAGCCCGGATTGCCTTCGGTATCGGAGATTTCCAGAATAACCGAGCCCTGGATCTGTTTTACCGTCTCCCTGAAGAGAGTTTCCTTGTTATTGAAATGACGGAACAGGGTCACTTCCGCAACACCGGCCATTGCGGCAACAGCAGCTGTTGTCGTACCCGAATAGCCCTTTTCTTCAAATAGCCGCGATGCCGCATAAAGCAGTTTTTCTTTAGCCGCCACAATACACCTCTTTTTATTATGTAAGTAAGTAATTACTAACATATTGAGGAAAAGAAGAAAAGTCAAGTTTTTTTAATCGACCATCCCTCTTCTGAACAGGACAGCCGGGAGAAATCAAAATCGGCGCCGTCCGGAGTGGTTTCAACAATCAGATCGGTCCTGTCAACCAATT
Encoded here:
- a CDS encoding HXXEE domain-containing protein, with amino-acid sequence MKLKEYYNWLKENWANTGLLLAFYLTIFLVVFVRKSNFAVFLILLQTPLYMLHQAEEYIFPGGFGPFFNRDIFGVEQDNEPIGSGFIFAINMSYIWILLPLFGFLSVLNPELGLWIPYFTIFAGVSHIALAIKARKLYNPGLIVSLLLNIPVGTAVVLYFMRAGYIDSFFINIHFPIGLGLNLLLPVIGSILYKSYKKKVQ
- a CDS encoding TetR family transcriptional regulator; translated protein: MAAKEKLLYAASRLFEEKGYSGTTTAAVAAMAGVAEVTLFRHFNNKETLFRETVKQIQGSVILEISDTEGNPGLRDGLCHFAKTLCRYFIEQNRTIRMMLFESIRNPELKDLLKDGPMRSVTRLENFFSYHISQGRLPSGDPRIYADSLISLVFGYAIGLVSLKEKQDINSELEYLEDIITTAFLPELKQ